A genomic segment from Juglans regia cultivar Chandler chromosome 14, Walnut 2.0, whole genome shotgun sequence encodes:
- the LOC109001509 gene encoding clustered mitochondria protein gives MAGKSNKGRNRRGAHNTMNSSESAVSSDALVNDNSSALESSKADANGVATADESTNAILEVTESETENSASQQKQGDLHLYPVSVKTQSGEKLELQLNPGDSVMDIRQFLLDAPETCYITCYDLLLHTKDGSTHHLEDYNEISEVADITTGGSSLEIVPALYDDRSIRAHVHRTRELLSLSTLHASLSTSLAFQYETSQSKSSSSGDTAKTEVPELDGLGFMDDVAGSLSNLLLSSSKEIQCMDGIVFSSFNPAPSYRRLVGDLIYLDVVTLEGNKYCITGTTKMFYVNSSTGNTLDPRLSKTTFEATTLVGLLQKISPKFKKAFREILERRASAHPFENVQSLLPPNSWLGLYPVPDHKRDAARAEDALTLSYGSELIGMQRDWNEELQSCREFPHTTPQERILRDRALYKVTSDFVDAAISGAIGVISRCIPPINPTDPECFHMYVHNNIFFSFAVDGDLEQLSKKPTSNANSNIESLSPVNGSSDKASSSLLHGDSGIANGEKCRGSTTEEQDSVVDVTSDVSAETQLTESEQATYASANNDLKGTKAYQEADVSGLYNLAMAIIDYRGHRVVAQSVLPGILQGDKSDSLLYGSVDNGKKICWNEDFHSKVLEAAKRLHLKEHAVHDGSGNVFKLAAPVECKGIVGSDDRHYLLDLMRVTPRDANYTGPGSRFCILRPELITAFCQAQAAERLKCKSEGDSLSSDSLKAPGVDEQDLTKEGRDEDASSPAQTESSDEILFNPNVFTEFKLAGSQKEISADEENVRKVSLYLKDAVLPKFIQDLCTLEVSPMDGQTLTEAVHAHGINVRYIGKVADGTKHLPHLWDLCSNEIVVRSAKHILKDVLRNTEDHDFGPAISHFFNCFFGSYQAVGAKVIANVMHSRTHKKEGAHQSLGKPSRGQGKWKGGSSARKNQSSYMNVSSETLWSDIQEFAKLKYQFELPADARSRVKKISVIRNLCQKVGVTIAARKYDLDSAAPFQTSDILNLQPVVKHSVPICSEAKDLVETGKIQLAEGMLSEAYTLFSEAFSILQQVTGPMHREVANCCRYLAMVLYHAGDMAGAIMQQHKELIINERCLGLDHPDTAHSYGNMALFYHGLNQTELALRHMSRALLLLSLSSGPDHPDVAATFINVAMMYQDIGKMNTALRYLQEALKKNERLLGEEHIQTAVCYHALAIAFNCMGAFKLSHQHEKKTYDILVKQLGEEDSRTRDSQNWMKTFKMRELQMNAQKQKGQALNAASAQKAIDILKAHPDLIHAFQAAAASGGSGSSGTSGNKSLNAAIIGETLPRGRGVDERAARAAAEVRKKAQARGLLIRPHGVPVQALPPLTQLLNIINSGMTPDAVETVETEGVKKEANGHPSNGPADSKNDQLTSGQEDQAPAGLVAGLPSSDAKKQKAKAKVSA, from the exons GAACCGGAGGGGAGCACATAATACCATGAATTCTTCTGAATCAGCAGTCTCATCCGATGCTCTTGTGAATGATAACTCAAGTGCTTTAGAGTCTTCCAAGGCTGATGCAAATGGTGTTGCAACTGCGGATGAATCAACTAATGCAATACTGGAGGTAACGGAGTCTGAAACAGAAAACTCAGCAAGCCAACAGAAGCAAG GTGATCTTCATCTTTATCCTGTTTCTGTCAAAACACAAAGCGGCGAGAAACTTGAGCTCCAA CTGAATCCAGGAGATTCTGTCATGGACATAAGGCAATTTCTCCTCGATGCTCCAGAGACGTGTTATATCACATGCTATGACTTATTATTGCACACAAAGGATGGTTCTACTCACCATCTAGAAGATTATAATGAAATTTCTGAAGTAGCTGACATTACTACTGGAGGTTCCTCTTTGGAGATTGTTCCTG CATTGTACGATGATAGATCTATAAGGGCTCATGTACACCGTACGAGAGAATTACTTTCTCTTTCCACACTTCATGCCTCACTATCAACTTCGCTTGCATTTCAGTATGAGACATCACAAAGCAAATCCTCTAGTTCTGGAG ATACTGCAAAGACTGAGGTCCCAGAGCTTGATGGTTTGGGTTTTATGGACGATGTTGCTGGTTCACTGAGTAATTTGCTATTGTCATCTTCAAAAGAGATCCAGTGCATGGACGGCATTGTGTTTTCCTCCTTCAATCCTGCTCCAAGCTATAGAAG GCTTGTTGGGGATTTGATTTATTTGGATGTAGTAACATTGGAGGGTAATAAATACTGTATTACGGGAACAACAAAAATGTTTTATGTCAACTCGAGCACTGGGAACACTCTTGATCCAAGGTTGAGTAAGACCACTTTTGAAGCAACCACCCTTGTCGGTCTCTTGCAGAAAATAagtcctaagtttaaaaaag CATTTCGTGAAATTTTGGAGCGGAGGGCCTCTGCACACCCTTTTGAAAATGTTCAATCTTTGTTGCCACCAAATTCATGGCTGGGATTATATCCTGTTCCTG ATCACAAACGTGATGCTGCCAGAGCAGAGGATGCACTTACTCTTTCTTACGGTAGTGAGCTGATTGGAATGCAAAGAGATTGGAATGAGGAGTTGCAATCTTGTCGTGAATTCCCCCATACAACTCCTCAAGAAAG GATTCTGCGGGACAGGGCTCTCTACAAAGTGACATCAGACTTTGTTGATGCCGCGATTAGTGGTGCTATTGGAGTGATCAGCAGATGCATACCCCCAATAAATCCAACAGATCCAGAGTGCTTTCACAT gTACgttcacaacaacatattcttTAGTTTTGCTGTGGATGGGGACCTTGAGCAGCTGTCCAAGAAACCTACATCCAATGCTAATTCAAATATTGAGAGTTTAAGCCCTGTGAATGGTTCATCTGATAAGGCTTCCAGTTCTTTGTTGCATGGAGACAGTGGAATTGCCAATGGGGAAAAATGTAGAGGTTCAACTACAGAAGAACAGGATAGTGTTGTGGATGTGACTTCTGACGTGTCAGCTGAAACACAGTTAACAGAGAGTGAGCAAGCTACATATGCTTCTGCAAATAATGATTTGAAAGGCACCAAGGCATACCAGGAAGCTGATGTCTCTGGACTTTATAATCTTGCTATGGCTATAATTGATTACAGAGGTCATAGAGTGGTAGCTCAG AGTGTTTTACCCGGAATTCTTCAAGGTGATAAATCAGATTCTCTTCTGTATGGATCTGTTGACAATGGCAAGAAGATATGTTGGAATGAAGATTTTCATTCCAAG GTGCTTGAGGCTGCTAAACGCCTTCATTTGAAGGAACACGCTGTGCATGATGGATCTGGAAATGTTTTCAAATTAGCTGCACCAGTGGAATGCAAGGGTATTGTTGGCAGTGACGACAG GCACTATCTTCTGGACTTGATGAGAGTTACTCCTCGTGATGCAAACTACACTGGACCTGGATCACGATTCTGTATCTTGAGACCAGAACTAATTACTGCGTTTTGCCAG GCCCAAGCTGCAGAAAGATTAAAGTGCAAGTCTGAAGGAGACTCTTTGAGCTCTGATTCTTTGAAGGCTCCTGGTGTGGATGAACag GATTTAACAAAAGAAGGGAGGGATGAGGATGCTTCTTCACCAGCTCAAACTGAATCTTCTGACGAAATTCTTTTCAACCCTAATGTGTTCACTGAGTTTAAGTTGGCTGGGAGTCAGAAG GAGATATCAGCAGATGAAGAAAATGTGAGGAAAGTTAGTTTGTATCTTAAAGATGCTGTGCTTCCAAAGTTTATACAAGATCTTTGTACACTTGAAGTTTCTCCTATGGATGGGCAAACATTAACTGAAGCAGTCCATGCTCATGGAATCAATGTTCGCTATATTGGAAAA GTGGCTGATGGGACGAAACATTTACCTCATCTGTGGGATCTTTGTTCTAATGAGATTGTTGTGAGGTCTGCAAAGCACATCCTCAAG gaTGTTTTGAGGAATACAGAGGATCATGATTTTGGGCCAGCTATATCACATTTCTTCAACTGCTTTTTTGGAAGTTATCAAGCTGTTGGTGCAAAAGTTATTGCTAACGTTATGCACTCCagaacacataaaaaa GAAGGAGCTCATCAATCTTTGGGAAAGCCTTCTAGGGGGCAAGGAAAATGGAAAGGTGGATCATCTGCTAGAAAAAATCAATCCTCATACATGAATGTCAGCTCAGAAACTCTTTGGTCAGACATACAAGAATTTGCAAAACTCAAATATCAg TTTGAGTTGCCGGCGGATGCAAGATCTCGCGTGAAGAAGATTTCCGTTATACGTAATCTTTGCCAGAAG GTAGGTGTTACTATTGCTGCACGCAAATACGATCTTGATTCGGCTGCACCTTTCCAAACATCAGATATCTTGAATCTCCAACCAGTAGTGAAACATTCAGTTCCCATATGTTCAGAAGCTAAGGATCTTGTAGAAACGGGTAAAATCCAATTGGCTGAG GGAATGCTTAGTGAAGCCTACACACTATTTTCAGAAGCATTTTCAATACTTCAGCAG GTTACTGGTCCAATGCATCGAGAGGTTGCCAATTGCTGCCG GTATCTTGCAATGGTTTTGTACCATGCGGGAGATATGGCTGGTGCAATAATGCAACAGCACAAGGAACTTATCATAAATGAGCGTTGCCTGGGTTTGGACCACCCTGACACTGCTCACAG TTATGGCAATATGGCTCTTTTCTACCATGGGCTTAACCAAACTGAACTTGCACTGCGTCACATGTCCCGGGCATTGCTCTTGCTAAGTTTGTCATCCGGCCCAGATCATCCTGATGTTGCAGCAACCTTCATAAATGTTGCAATGATGTACCAAGACATTGGAAAGATGAACACAGCTCTTCGTTATCTGCAAGaagctttgaaaaagaatgagaggcTTCTGGGCGAGGAACATATTCAAACTGCTGTATGCTATCATGCTCTTGCCATTGCATTTAATTGTATGGGTGCATTCAAGCTTTCTCACCAG CATGAGAAGAAAACCTATGATATACTCGTCAAACAACTTGGTGAGGAAGATTCAAGGACACGTGACTCCCAAAACTGGATGAAGACATTTAAGATGCGTGAGCTACAG ATGAATGCACAAAAGCAAAAAGGCCAAGCTTTGAATGCAGCTTCTGCTCAAAAAGCAATTGATATTTTGAAG GCTCATCCCGACTTAATACATGCATTCCAAGCTGCTGCTGCGTCTGGAGGGTCTGGTAGTTCGGGCACTTCCGGCAACAAATCCCTTAATGCTGCGATAATTGGTGAGACTCTTCCTCGAGGGAGAGGAGTTGATGAAAGGGCTGCTCGTGCAGCTGCTGAAGTCAGAAAGAAAGCTCAAGCAAGAGGCCTGTTGATACGTCCACATGGTGTTCCAGTTCAAGCTTTGCCACCCCTTACACAGCTACTCAATATCATCAATTCAGGTATGACCCCAGATGCAGTAGAGACCGTGGAAACTGAAGGAGTGAAGAAGGAAGCCAATGGCCATCCTTCTAATGGTCCAGCAGATTCCAAAAACGACCAATTGACATCTGGGCAAGAGGATCAGGCTCCTGCTGGATTGGTTGCTGGCTTACCTTCTTCAGATGCCAAGAAACAGAAAGCAAAGGCGAAAGTTTCAGCTTGA
- the LOC109001510 gene encoding chaperone protein dnaJ GFA2, mitochondrial — MVRSNGVRLVHSLASRSLLSNFFHQYKNSIYEAACRKGYRNFNSGFCNPSRILGNYASNNVTQKNWLLLGALNANWSAARSIHSTAVTRDYYDVLGVSRNANASEIKKAYYALAKKLHPDTNKNDPDAEKKFQEVQTAYEVLKDDDKRQQYDQVGHDTYVQQGESGFPNDFHGPFKDFFRDNIFDEFFNRRLGGEDVKVSLELSFMEAVQGTTKTVAFQTELPCQSCGGRGVAPGVKPEKCSRCRGLGTITMQQGLFTVQITCPQCHGEREIVPPQYICKSCKGRRVVLGTKSVKINIVSGVDNNETIKVSRSGGADPDGNQPGDLYVVIKVREDPVFRREGSDIHVDAVLSITQAILGGTIQVPTLTGDVVVKVRPGTQPGQKVVMKKKGIKTRNSFSFGDQYVHFNVCIPTNLTKRQRELIEEFAKEEQGEYDKDAAAGASG, encoded by the exons ATGGTTCGCTCCAACGGTGTCAGGCTCGTCCACTCTCTTGCTAGTCGCTCTCTCCTCTCCAATTTCTTCCACCAATACAAGAATTCC ATATACGAGGCGGCGTGTAGAAAGGGATATAGGAATTTCAATTCAGGGTTTTGTAACCCATCTCGAATTCTTGGAAATTACGCTTCGAATAAtg TGACCCAGAAAAATTGGTTGCTGTTGGGAGCTCTGAATGCCAATTGGAGTGCAGCTAGATCAATTCACAGCACTG CGGTTACAAGAGATTATTATGATGTCCTTGGCGTAAGCAGGAATGCAAATGCATCAGAAATAAAGAAAGCTTATTACGCG CTTGCAAAGAAGCTACATCCagatacaaataaaaatgatcCTGATGCTGAAAAAAAGTTTCAAGAAGTTCAAACAGCATatgag GTTTTGAAAGATGATGATAAAAGACAGCAATATGACCAG GTTGGCCATGATACATACGTACAGCAAGGAGAAAGTGGCTTTCCCAATGATTTTCACGGTCCATTTAAAGATTTCTTTCGAGATAAC ATTTTTGATGAATTCTTCAATCGGAGACTAGGCGGTGAAGATGTCAAG GTATCTCTTGAACTCTCCTTCATGGAGGCCGTTCAGGGAACCACAAAGACTGTGGCATTTCAAACCGAGTTGCCCTGTCAATCTTGTG GTGGACGTGGTGTTGCTCCAGGAGTAAAACCAGAAAAATGTTCACGCTGTAGAGGTTTAGGAACG ATAACCATGCAACAGGGCCTATTTACGGTGCAGATTACTTGTCCTCAGTGTCATGGAGAACGAGAAATTGTGCCC CCTCAGTACATCTGCAAGTCATGCAAAGGAAGACGAGTTGTGTTAGGAACGAAGTCTGTCAAGATTAACATCGTATCAG GGGTAGATAATAATGAAACTATAAAGGTAAGTAGAAGTGGTGGAGCAGATCCTGATGGAAATCAACCCGGTGATCTTTATGTTGTCATTAAG GTTCGTGAAGATCCTGTTTTCCGCCGAGAAGGCTCTGACATTCATGTAGATGCCGTTTTGAGTATCACTCAG GCAATTTTGGGGGGAACCATCCAAGTCCCTACTCTCACGGGAGATGTTGTCGTCAAG GTCCGCCCTGGCACCCAGCCTGGTCAGAAGGTAGTTATGAAGAAGAAAG GGATCAAGACGAGGAACTCTTTCTCATTTGGTGATCAATATGTGCACTTCAATGTCTGCATTCCAAC GAATCTAACTAAAAGGCAACGTGAATTGATTGAAGAATTTGCCAAAGAAGAACAAGGGGAATATGATAAGGATGCAGCTGCTGGAGCATCGGGATAA